The following are from one region of the Mesorhizobium sp. B2-8-5 genome:
- the gcvP gene encoding aminomethyl-transferring glycine dehydrogenase, whose amino-acid sequence MTAALTPFSARHIGPGINDVRAMLAVLGVPSVETLISQAVPRSIRLDQPLNLPAPANEAEALAELSAIMAKNWVLKSFIGAGYHGVFVPPVIQRNLFENPAWYTAYTPYQAEISQGRLEMLFNFQTLVTELTGLPVASASLLDEATAVAEAVGIALRHHRDKRTKVALAGTPHPQTLDVVRTRAEPLGIEVDGETIDDNTAALLVSWPDTFGVYGDHKAAIEKARAAGALVVFIADPLALTLTDAPAKLGADIAVGPMQRFGVPMGFGGPHAAYCAVSDKLTRLMPGRLVGQSTDTMGRPGYRLALQTREQHIRRDKATSNICTAQALLANMATAYAIWHGPAGLQAIAGQIHGLADRLASGLKAAGVAVLGASRFDTVTAEVKGKAAAIEAAAQKTGRLLRVIDADCVSVAFDETSTEADLEAIAALFEAKPGAAEGGSMPGKPRGKEFLTQPVFHDNHSETEMMRFLRRLADKDLALDRTMIPLGSCTMKLNAAAEMMPVSWPSVANLHPFAPAGHCEGYRKMVGDLEAWLSEITGFDAVSLQPNAGSQGEYAGLLAIRAYHRARGEGHRTVCLIPSSAHGTNPASAAMAGMSVVVVRCLDDGNIDMDDLRAKANEHSKNLAALMFTYPSTHGVYEEGARHLCALIHEHGGQVYFDGANLNALVGLARPGDIGADVCHMNLHKTFCIPHGGGGPGVGPIGVRAHLKPYLPGHVTEGSAQAVAAAPFGSASILPITWMYIRMMGGSGLKQATETAIVSANYVATRLAPHYPLLYKGRSDRIAHECILDTRVLKESAGISVDDIAKRLIDYGFHAPTMSFPVAGTLMVEPTESEPKRELDRFCEAMIAIASEAAKVAKGEWPSSDNPLVNAPHTAAEALAGEWKHPYSRLEAAYPAGDADLAAKYWPPVSRIDNVAGDRNLVCSCPPLSEYLGAAE is encoded by the coding sequence ATGACCGCAGCGCTTACTCCCTTCTCGGCCCGACATATCGGCCCGGGCATCAACGATGTCAGAGCCATGCTTGCCGTGCTCGGCGTTCCGTCCGTCGAAACGCTGATCAGCCAGGCCGTGCCGAGATCGATCCGCCTCGACCAGCCGCTCAACCTGCCGGCTCCGGCCAACGAAGCGGAAGCGCTGGCCGAACTGTCTGCGATCATGGCGAAGAACTGGGTGCTGAAAAGCTTCATCGGCGCCGGCTATCATGGCGTCTTCGTGCCGCCGGTCATCCAGCGCAACCTGTTCGAGAACCCGGCCTGGTACACGGCCTACACCCCCTACCAGGCCGAGATCAGCCAGGGCCGGCTGGAGATGCTGTTCAACTTCCAGACATTGGTGACGGAACTGACCGGCCTGCCGGTGGCGTCCGCCTCGCTGCTCGACGAAGCCACCGCCGTCGCCGAAGCCGTCGGCATCGCGCTGCGCCACCACCGCGACAAGCGCACCAAGGTGGCGCTTGCCGGCACGCCGCATCCGCAAACGCTGGACGTCGTGCGCACCCGCGCCGAACCGCTCGGCATCGAGGTCGACGGCGAGACGATCGACGACAACACCGCCGCCCTGCTCGTATCCTGGCCGGACACATTCGGCGTCTACGGCGACCACAAGGCGGCGATCGAGAAGGCCCGTGCCGCCGGCGCGCTCGTCGTCTTCATCGCCGATCCGCTGGCGCTGACCCTCACCGACGCGCCGGCGAAGCTTGGCGCCGACATCGCCGTCGGTCCGATGCAGCGTTTCGGCGTGCCGATGGGCTTTGGCGGCCCGCACGCCGCCTATTGCGCCGTTTCCGACAAGCTGACCCGCCTGATGCCCGGCCGCCTGGTCGGCCAGTCGACGGACACCATGGGCCGCCCGGGCTACCGGTTGGCGCTGCAGACGCGCGAGCAGCACATCCGCCGCGACAAGGCGACCTCCAACATCTGCACCGCGCAGGCGCTGTTGGCCAATATGGCGACGGCCTATGCGATCTGGCACGGTCCTGCCGGCCTGCAGGCGATTGCCGGTCAGATCCACGGGTTGGCCGATCGCCTCGCCTCGGGTCTCAAGGCTGCAGGCGTTGCTGTGCTTGGCGCAAGCCGCTTCGACACAGTGACCGCGGAAGTGAAGGGCAAGGCCGCGGCAATAGAAGCTGCCGCTCAGAAGACCGGCCGGCTGTTGCGCGTCATCGATGCCGACTGCGTCAGTGTCGCCTTCGACGAGACTTCCACGGAAGCCGACCTCGAGGCGATCGCCGCCCTGTTCGAGGCCAAGCCCGGCGCGGCGGAAGGCGGCTCCATGCCGGGCAAGCCGCGCGGCAAGGAATTCCTCACCCAGCCGGTCTTCCACGACAACCATTCCGAAACCGAGATGATGCGCTTCCTGCGCAGGCTGGCCGACAAGGACCTCGCGCTCGATCGCACCATGATCCCGCTCGGATCCTGCACCATGAAGCTCAACGCCGCCGCCGAGATGATGCCTGTGAGCTGGCCGAGCGTCGCCAATCTGCATCCCTTCGCGCCGGCCGGCCATTGCGAGGGCTATCGCAAGATGGTCGGCGATCTGGAGGCCTGGCTGTCGGAAATCACCGGTTTCGACGCCGTCAGCCTGCAGCCCAATGCCGGCAGCCAGGGCGAATATGCCGGCCTGCTCGCCATCCGCGCCTATCACCGCGCGCGCGGCGAAGGCCACCGCACCGTTTGCCTGATCCCGTCCTCCGCGCACGGCACCAATCCGGCGAGCGCCGCGATGGCTGGCATGAGTGTCGTCGTCGTGCGTTGCCTGGACGACGGCAACATCGACATGGACGATCTGCGCGCCAAAGCCAACGAGCACTCCAAGAACCTCGCGGCGCTGATGTTCACCTACCCTTCGACGCATGGCGTCTACGAGGAAGGGGCGCGCCATCTCTGCGCGCTGATCCACGAGCATGGCGGCCAGGTCTATTTCGACGGCGCCAACCTCAACGCCCTGGTCGGCCTCGCCCGCCCCGGCGACATCGGCGCCGACGTCTGCCATATGAACCTGCACAAGACCTTCTGCATCCCGCATGGCGGCGGCGGCCCGGGCGTCGGCCCGATCGGCGTCAGGGCGCATCTGAAACCCTATTTGCCGGGCCATGTCACCGAAGGCTCGGCGCAGGCCGTTGCCGCCGCGCCCTTCGGCAGTGCGTCGATCCTGCCGATCACGTGGATGTACATCCGCATGATGGGCGGCTCCGGCCTGAAGCAGGCGACCGAGACGGCGATCGTTTCCGCCAACTACGTGGCGACGCGGCTCGCGCCGCACTACCCGCTGCTCTACAAGGGCAGGAGCGATCGCATCGCGCATGAATGCATCCTCGACACGCGCGTGCTCAAGGAAAGCGCCGGCATCAGCGTCGACGACATCGCCAAGCGCCTGATCGACTACGGCTTCCATGCGCCGACCATGTCGTTCCCGGTTGCCGGCACGCTGATGGTCGAGCCGACCGAGTCCGAGCCCAAGCGCGAGCTCGACCGTTTTTGCGAGGCGATGATCGCCATCGCCAGCGAGGCGGCGAAAGTGGCGAAGGGCGAGTGGCCGTCCAGCGACAACCCGCTGGTCAACGCCCCGCACACCGCGGCGGAGGCGCTTGCCGGTGAGTGGAAGCATCCCTACTCGCGGCTGGAGGCGGCCTATCCGGCGGGCGACGCGGATCTGGCGGCGAAATACTGGCCGCCGGTCTCGCGCATCGACAATGTCGCTGGCGACCGCAACCTGGTCTGCTCGTGCCCGCCGCTGTCAGAATATCTCGGCGCCGCGGAGTAG